Within Vicia villosa cultivar HV-30 ecotype Madison, WI linkage group LG1, Vvil1.0, whole genome shotgun sequence, the genomic segment aaacaaggtatgccaagaaaggaatgcttggaggaacaagtatcgaatcgtcaacacggaaaacgttaagattcataacatcctaagaaggaaggatgagttacttgaagtactcgatcgacaagtgacacaatcgtcactttctcatcatatccctcctgcttcctggatcatcgatcagctcacgtcagagaacgctcagctcaagaaacagaagaagatgttagaacgtgaagtcggctcttcgtcaaagttttagagtcctttctctcagtttctctgtatttcctttttcaaagtgtgtaaaaacagcgttttcgcttaattaataaaagtttgatgtttcataacgtaattatggtgtttccttgaaaaatattaacttaattgcatatcatacatcgctttagttgtacgcactgacacgagaattgtcgcggatctaatagtcactttcctttctccagaaagagaggaggagaaggaggtgaaccaagactttcaagctgtctcatccatacaacactcgttcaagtcgcaagaaaagaatggaagactttgagcaagagaatgaagaactcagagaagagattaatactctcaaaggtactgttgaaagactcaatagtatggtagaagccctggtagttgcgcataatcgaccaacgccagaagaaccgcaaaggactgtggtttccgagattgtttctactcctattcctcagtataccatgccgcctgatcgaccttggggcatgccgtataactttactccagaagggtacatacctccagcttctgaagctccaaaagtcaccatggatatgcgtccaccggagggttacaaacctctggaaattgaagttccaagagcaacggcaatgggtttcgcacaacagaatgctgagataccgagatctgctgtcatggcttctccacagcccattatgcatacttttcccccgcaaggcggacaagtatatcatcacgctccaagtgaggatgctggcgtgtatgaaagattggacgagttccaagaacagtttctgcaaatgcagaaggaactcaagactctccgaggacaagatctatttggaaagaatgctgcagacctctgtctggttccaaatgttaagattcctcacaaattcaaagtaccagaattcgagaagtataaagggaattcatgcccacaaagtcatcttgtgatgtacgctcgaagaatgtcaactcagactgataatcaacaattgctcattcattattttcaagacagcctgactggtgctgcactcaaatggtacatgaacttggacaattCAGaaattcgtacttttcgagacctcggagaggccttcgtcaaacagtataagtacaatctggatatggctcccgacagagatcaactccgggccatgactcaaaaggatagagaaagcttcaaggaatacgctcagagatggcgtgaagttgctgctcaaatttgtccaccacttgaagagaaagaaatgacaaaaatctatctcaaaactttgagtccattttactacggacgaatggttgcaagtgcaccaagtgactttaccgagatggtaaacatgggtgtgcatttagaagaagcagttcgagaaggacgcttgaacaaagaaccagaatcttctgttggtccaaggaagtatggaagttctttccagaagaaaaaggatcaagatgtcagcaatgtcttgcacaaaatcaagaaaaaattccaacctcaagttgcaacaataactccggttgttaactcagcgccagctcatcaacctcaggtttcgcaacaacaaattcaacaaaggtcgcagcaacctcaacagcaggttcgacctccaaattacaacaatcgggctccaaggtatcctgcctttgaccccgtaccaatgccgtatgcagaattgtttccaacattactggcaaaaggactcattcagacaaggagtcctccaaatcctacaaacagttcctcaccatggtatatggctgaccaatcttgtccctatcatcagggggcaccaggtcacaatattgagaactgtttccctttcaagattgacgtccaacgattagtaaagagcggaatgttatccttcaaagatactaatccaaacgtccaagcaaatcctttgccgcagcataaagaagcttcagtaaatctggtagatcaacaccccaatgtcattcaaatctacgacattcgtcagataggggaaaatcttgtcaagatgcacgctaaacaagctgggtacggtcatgtaccacctcacaactacttcacatgtgaaatttgtccaaagaataatcaaggatgtgccatagttcaagctgcattacaagaacaaatggacttgggatggattcaacatatctgagtcagaactgaacatgacatcaacatggttcaaggatgtccaggagaatacaaaatctacaaagttgaagaccttgaaggatcggtagtcaggttccacaaaactttaaatggacttgcctactttggaactgatttccacgcttacagtagatgcgaaatctgtcgaagaaattcacgaggatgtttgcgtgttcgcaacgatattcaaaagctgatggacgacaataccattactgttcttgccaacagaaaagatgatgaagtctttaccgtatctcctcaaattaatcaagttgaacctatgcaagttaagtatgacagcaggaaggcagcagttgtgtaacaccccattttaaattatttaatcgtcgtagtattttatttgattaactttgttttgagtgtgtgatcGAACGCGTAGGCAGAGTACCCTTACCGGAACGGGTAAATTAAAAATGTCGGAATAACATTAATTTAGTAATAATAGACTTGgggtaatattattattagtaatattattgatattaataatattaatattaatattactattttttattgttactattatttatattattattatattattattagaactattattattagtattattattaatattatcattattaataGAATTAAGGAAATTAGGTTATTAGTGGCTAAGGGCAAGAGTGGTATTTTACTAATAAGTATATAAGGGTCTTAGGAGAGGAATTAGGTTTTTAGAATCATTTGTGCATTTGGAGGCTAAGAGAGGAGGAAGAACAAGGAGGCCACTAAGAGATTTCTTCATAGTCAAAGCAATTTCCaaaatcgaggtaaggggggagaatgagTTCTTTATAGGTGATTTAATTATGAGGGGGTAGTGAGAGGTCCTTTCTCTCGTAGGAATTTTGTATGTTAATTTCTGTTGTGTTTGAGTGTTGATTGAAATtggtgaattatgtgattgaatttaTACGAAATTAACATGATTGTTGTTGCTGTCATATGTTGATAGTACTGTCACGGTTGGTTGATTCAATTGGAATCATAATTTCTGGAAATTCTCCTGTGTTGATGAATTAGTCTGGAATTAAGTTGGAAACCAATCGTGTGATTAGAAAAACCATTTTCTGTGAGTGAATGATACAGCACAATGcagaaaattaatttttgtaaatgatatagCATAATATAGAAATTATTACTAGCCTACAGTCTGAATTGTGGCGACGGCCACACATGATAATGGGACGACCGTCCTTATGTCTTAGCATGTTTTAGTTACTGCTGTGAGTAAGTTTATACACtagtttaattgaataaatattgGTAAGAAGTACTAGTAATTAATTAGAAACTATATGATACTAATCTAAAGAACTTCATGTAATTAATCTACTTATAGTTAGCAAGATAAGTAGTAAAACAACTTAGAATAAATAGTAGATAAGTTATTATAGTAGAAAATTAAATAAGGTAAATAATGGTTTAGTAAATTGCAGCAGTGCATATTAATAGGTGGTATGAGAAAGAGAGACTAGTGATTTATTTGGTGGTATGAGAAAGAGAGACTAGTGACTTATTTGGCACTCACATTTTGACAGGAAACTGGTTTGTGTGTTATATCAGAATGTTTGGcgacaaaaataaaatagaataatataaGTGAAAGTATATTATCAATGTAAAATATCAGTCCACGTGTGGAGTAATAATTGGTAAGTTTGTCCAGAATAACGTAAATTCTTGTTGTGTGCTGTATTGGGGCAGCGGTAGTAATTCCGGTGTGAATTACGGTAAGCATGGCTTACGAGTGATCAGGAGAATCGTGTGATCAGGAGGATCGTGTAATATACATAatgtttaatttaaatatgtATATTGTTTGTTGGTGTATTGCATATCATAGCATTGAGACTGCTAGGTGAAAATCTTTGGTAGATGCCTAGTAGGTCCGGACTCACTTGTGGAGTCGTAGTGGAGATAATTCGTTGCTCAGTGGAGTGTATGCGAATTATCCGGATTCCTTGAGAATCGGGTTCGATTGAATGAACagtgttttggtaccacatgcatttgtgtCAAATCATGGAGTCACATTGCATTATTGTAATTGATTGTTAAATTGTGATTGAATTGATATATGTATTGTAAATATGTGATTGTGTGTGTGATTGGCGTGAGTACTACTCCTTAGCATGTATTATTCATCGTTATTTATTGAATGTAGTTCTCACCCCTTTGTTTCTTGTTttgttgtgtctgtgcttcttTGGGAGTACAGATAATTCAGGTACTTAAGTTGTACGTGGAGTACGTGTTgcttgatcgagtcttaggagtcgctctgatacgtaacacgggaatttttgggaatttatttaaaatgttattttattgaattttgttacgtatcgcttttaattctaatttttggaGAACCACGGGTTAAGGTGGATTTTATTTATTGGTGGCAAGTGTgccgtgatttattttaaataaagacTATTTCCGCTACATTATTGATTTTTTGTGAGAAACGAATAAATAAAGTATTGAGACTTTAGTTTCTGTTTTATTTGAAAGATGTGACATTCCACTCGTGTTGTATTACTctgataatattattactattttaccgTAATTTTTAAATTGggaaaagtggggtgttacaattggtatcagagcaggtcggttcaATCGACCAGATGTAGTAGAGTCAGTCCTTAGATTAGGAGTCATTTTGTGTGTTCTTCTAACCATACTTTGGATTGTTGGACAGAATGGCAGGAAGGAATGATGCTGCTCTTGCTGCTGCACTGCAAGCTATGGCGCAGTCGGTGCAGAATAACAACAATCAAAATGCTGGAGATCTGCAGTTCCGTAACTTGGAGAAGTTCCAGAGCAATAAACCGCCTAAGTTTGAAGGTGGTATTATTGATCCAGATACTGCACAGAAATGGTTGAAGGCTGTTGAGAAGATATTTAGAACCATGGGATGCAATGAGGATCAAAAGGTACAGTTTGGTACGCATATGCTGGAAGGTGAAGCTGAGGACTGGTGGGATAACAGTCGTCAGAGATTGGAAGCTGCAGGTAATGTGATTACTTGGGCAGTGTTTCGAGCTGAGTTTCTGGAAAAGTACTTTCCGGAAGATGCTCGAAGCAAAAGGGAGATTGAGTTCCTGGAATTGAAGCAGGGGAATATGTCTGTTGATGAGTATGCTGCTCGATTCGAAGAGTTGGTGAAATATTGCCCTCATTACAATACTAACGAGGCTATGAATTCCaaatgcatcaagtttgagaacgggTTGCGTcccgagattaaacagggtattgCTTGTCAGAAGATAAGGAATTATCCAGAGCTGGTGAGAAGAAGCCGAATTTATGACAATGATAACAGGGCCAGGATTGCACATTACAAAGCTGTGAATGATCGGAGGGGTAATCAGAATCGTGGGAAACCGTATAGTGTTCCTGCTGACAAAGGAAAACAGAAGGTTGCTTTTGggaagaagccaagtgggggaggatttGCTTCAAAGCCCATTGTTTGCTTCAAGTGTGGTACCGAGGGACACCGTGCTAATGAGTGTCAGAAGGATGTGAAGAAGTGCTTCAAATGTGGGAAAACAAGTCATATAGTGGCAGATTGTAAGACCAGAGTGCctacttgctacaactgtggtgaggaaGGGCATATCAGCACTCACTGTCAGAAGCCAAAGAAAGCGCAGGGTAATGGCAAGGTGTTTGCATTGGTAGGAGCCCAGTCTACTAGTGATGACAGAACAATCAAAGGTACTTGTTTCATCCATAACActcctttgattgctattattgatacgggtgcaaCCCACTCGTTTATTTCTGTTGATTGTGTGAGGAGATTGGGAATTGTGCCGTCCACTTTAGATAGGAGAATGACAATTGAAACTCCATCTATTGGTTCTGTGGTTACTTCTCAAGCgtgtttgaattgtcctttgACTATCTTTGGTAGGAACTTTGGAGTGGACTTAATTTGTTTGCCACTCGGTAATCTAGACGTTAtattgggaatgaactggttagagttCAATCATGTGTATATTGACTGCTTTAGAAAGAGGTTATTGTTCCTGACTCCAGAAGAAGAAGCGTTGGCGGACTCGTTATCTACCAAGGAGATGAAAGTATTGTTAGAGGATGAAGCCAAGATGTTTGCTGTGTTTGCCTCACTATCAGTTGAGAGCGAAACATCAATTGAAGAGATACCGGTGGTGAAAGAATTTCTCGAAGTATTTCCTGGGGATATTACAGAGTTGCCTCCAGAGAGGGAAGTCGAATTTTCTATTGATCTTATTCCGGGTACTAGGCCTATTTCTATGGCGCCGTACCGAATGTCTGCATCAGAATTGGCGGAGTTGAAGGCTCAGATTGGAGAATTGCTTGATAAGAAATTTATTCGGccgagtgtgtcgccgtggggagctccagtgttgttggtaaagaagaaagatggtaGTATGCGTCTGTGTATAGATTACCGTCAGTTGAATAAAGTAACCATTATGAATAAGTATCCGTTGCCAagaattgatgatttaatggatcagctTGTTGGTGCTCgcgtatttagtaaaattgatttgagatcGGGGTACCATCAGATTAGAGTGAAGGAAGGAGACATTCAGAAGACCGCCTTTAGAACTCGTTATGGACACTACGAATATGCAGTGATGCCTTTCGGAGTGTCTAACGCGccaggtgtttttatggaatacatGAACCGTATATTTAATTCGTATTTGGATCGGTTTATTGTGGTATTCATCGATGACATATTAATTTACTCTAAGTCGGAAGAGGAGCATGCAGAACACTTGAGAATTGCGTTGCAAGTATTGAAGGATAATAGGTTATTCGCAAAGTTCtcgaagtgtgagttttggttgggaACCGTGAGTTTCTTAGGACATGTTATTTCAGGTGATGGAATAGCAGTTGACCCATCTAAAGTAAGTGCAGTACTTCAATGGGAACCTCCGAAGACAGTGACAGAGATTAGAAGCTTTTTGGGTTTGGCAGGATATTATCGCAgatttattgaaggattttccaATTTGGCGTTACCCTTAACTCAGTTGACGAGGAAGGGTCAAGCCTTTGTATGGGATGCGGCGTGTGAGGAATGTTTCGAAGAGTTGAATAAGAAGCTGACAACAGCGCCAGTGTTGATTCTACCGAATCCAAGTGAGCCGTTTGTTGTGTACTGCGATGCGTCTAAAATGGGATTATGAGGAGTATTAATGCAAGATGGTAAGGTGGTGGCCTATGATTCACGACAATTGAgggtgcatgagaggaattatcctactTATGATCTTGAATTAGCAGCAGTGGTTTTTGTATTGAAAATTTGGAGACACTACCTGTATGGATCaagatttgaagtgttcagtgatcacaagagtctgaaatatctatttgaccagaaggaattgaatatgaggcagaggaggtggttagaattcttgaaggactatgattttaatttgagttaccatccaggaaaggctaacGTGGTAGCTGATGCGCTGAGTCGGAAGACGGTTCATATGTCGGCATTAATGGTGAAAGAAATGGAGTTAATTGAACAGTTCAGAGATCTGAGTATGGTTTGTGAGATGACACCCGATAGTGTTAGATTGGGAATGCTAAAGGTAAATAATGACTTTTTGGATGTAATTAAGGAGAATCAGAGACTTGATGTGAAACTGGTGGATTTAATACCTACCGGAGAAGACAATCCTGATAGTGACTTTAAAGTGGATAATCTTGGTGTGCTGAGATTCCGGGGCAGAATTTGTGTGCCAGATAATGAAGAATTGAGGAAGGCGATTTTAGAGGAAAGTCACCGAAGTAgcttgagtattcatccgggagctacgaaaatgtatcaagaccttaagaagttgttttggtggtccGGTATGAAGAGAGACATAGCCCAGTTTGTGTATGCTTGCTTGATGTGTCAAAAATCAAAAGTAGAACATCAGAAACCTTCGGGGCTGTTGCAACCGTTGGAAATTCCAGAGTGGAAGTGGGACAGTATTACTATGGATTTTGTTACAGGTTTGCCAAATACAACGCGAGGATTTGATGCTATTTGGGTAGTTGTGGATCGACTTGCTAAGTCCgcacattttataccaattaatatcAGTTTCCCGTTAGTGAAGTTGGCGGAGATTTATATTAGAATAATCGTGAAGTTGCATGGAGTTCCGTCGAGCAtagtgtcagacagagatccgaggtttacttcaGAATTTTGGAAGAGCTTGCAAGAAGCTCTGGGTTCTAAGTTAAAATTGAGTTCGGCTTACCATCCGCAGACAGACGGTCAGTCggagaggactattcaatcgCTAGAGGACTTGTTGAGAACTTGTGTATTGGAGAAAGGTGGTGCGTGGGATACTCATTTGCCATTGATTGAGTTCACGTATAATAATAGCTACCATTCTAgcattggaatggcacctttcgaggctttgtatggtagaaggtgtaggacacctttgtgttggtatgagacCGGTGAGAGTATTGTGCTTGGGCCAgaaattgtgcaacaaactactgAGACAATCCAGATGATTCGAGAGAAGATGAAAGCATCTCAGAGTagacagaagagttatcatgataatcgAAGGAAGGATTTAGAATTCAGCGAAGGCGACCATGTGTTTTTGAAAGTTAACCCTGTGACAGGTATTGGTCGTGCCTTGAAGTCTAAGAAGTTGGATCCTAAGTTTATTGAACCGTATCAGATCTTGCAGAGAGTGGGTACAGTAGCCTATAGGATGGCGTTGCCGCCTGAGCTTTCGAActtgcatgacgtgtttcatgtgtcacaacttcGAAAATATGTGCCTGATCCATCTCATGTCATTCAACGGGATGAAGTTCAAATCCGTGATAACCTCACTGTGGAAGCGATGCCGATTAGGATCGAAGATCGGAAGATGAATCAACTTAGAGGAAAGGAGATTCCATTGgtgagagtagcttggggaggagctgctGGAGGAAGtgtgacctgggagttggagagcagGATGCGAGAGTCGTATCCGGAACTGTTTCCATCAGGtacattttcgaggacgaaaataatttaagtgggggagagttgtaacaccccattttaaattatttaatcgtcgtagtattttatttgattaactttgttttgagtgtgtgatcGAACGCGTAGGCGGAGTACCCTTACCGGAACGGGTAAATTAAAAATGTCGGAATAACATTAATTTAGTAATAATAGACTTGgggtaatattattattagtaatattattgatattaataatattaatattaatattactattttttattgttactattatttatattattattatattattattagaactattattattagtattattattaatattatcattattaataGAATTAAGGAAATTAGGTTATTAGTGGCTAAGGGCAAGAGTGGTATTTTACTAATAAGTATATAAGGGTCTTAGGAGAGGAATTAGGTTTTTAGAATCATTTGTGCATTTGGAGGCTAAGAGAGGAGGAAGAACAAGGAGGCCACTAAGAGATTTCTTCATAGTCAAAGCAATTTCCgaaatcgaggtaaggggggagaatgagTTCTTTATAGGTGATTTAATTATGAGGGGGTAGTGAGAGGTCCTTTCTCTCGTAGGAATTTTGTATGTTAATTTCTGTTGTGTTTGAGTGTTGATTGAAATtggtgaattatgtgattgaatttaTACGAAATTAACATGATTGTTGTTGCTGTCATATGTTGATAGTACTGTCACGGTTGGTTGATTCAATTGGAATCATAATTTCTGGAAATTCTCCTGTGTTGATGAATTAGTCTGGAATTAAGTTGGAAACCAATCGTGTGATTAGAAAAACCATTTTCTGTGAGTGAATGATACAGCACAATGcagaaaattaatttttgtaaatgatatagCATAATATAGAAATTATTACTAGCCTACAGTCTGAATTGTGGCGACGGCCACACATGATAATGGGACGACCGTCCTTATGTCTTAGCATGTTTTAGTTACTGCTGTGAGTAAGTTTATACACtagtttaattgaataaatattgGTAAGAAGTACTAGTAATTAATTAGAAACTATATGATACTAATCTAAAGAACTTCATGTAATTAATCTACTTATAGTTAGCAAGATAAGTAGTAAAACAACTTAGAATAAATAGTAGATAAGTTATTATAGTAGAAAATTAAATAAGGTAAATAATGGTTTAGTAAATTGCAGCAGTGCATATTAATAGGTGGTATGAGAAAGAGAGACTAGTGATTTATTTGGTGGTATGAGAAAGAGAGACTAGTGACTTATTTGGCACTCACATTTTGACAGGAAACTGGTTTGTGTGTTATATCAGAATGTTTGGcgacaaaaataaaatagaataatataaGTGAAAGTATATTATCAATGTAAAATATCAGTCCACGTGTGGAGTAATAATTGGTAAGTTTGTCCAGAATAACGTAAATTCTTGTTGTGTGCTGTATTGGGGCAGCGGTAGTAATTCCGGTGTGAATTACGGTAAGCATGGCTTACGAGTGATCAGGAGAATCGTGTGATCAGGAGGATCGTGTAATATACATAatgtttaatttaaatatgtATATTGTTTGTTGGTGTATTGCATATCATAGCATTGAGACTGCTAGGTGAAAATCTTTGGTAGATGCCTAGTAGGTCCGGACTCACTTGTGGAGTCGTAGTGGAGATAATTCGTTGCTCAGTGGAGTGTATGCGAATTATCCGGATTCCTTGAGAATCGGGTTCGATTGAATGAACagtgttttggtaccacatgcatttgtgtCAAATCATGGAGTCACATTGCATTATTGTAATTGATTGTTAAATTGTGATTGAATTGATATATGTATTGTAAATATGTGATTGTGTGTGTGATTGGCGTGAGTACTACTCCTTAGCATGTATTATTCATCGTTATTTATTGAATGTAGTTCTCAcccctttctttcttgttttgttgtgtctgtgcttcttTGGGAGTACAAATAATTCAGGTACTTAAGTTGTACGTGGAGTACGTGTTgcttgatcgagtcttaggagtcgctctgatacgtaacacgggaatttttgggaatttatttaaaatgttattttattgaattttgttacgtatcgcttttaattctaatttttggaGAACCACGGGTTAAGGTGGATTTTATTTATTGGTGGCAAGTGTgccgtgatttattttaaataaagacTATTTCCGCTACATTATTGATTTTTTGTGAGAAACGAATAAATAAAGTATTGAGACTTTAGTTTCTGTTTTATTTGAAAGATGTGACATTCCACTCGTGTTGTATTACTctgataatattattactattttaccgTAATTTTTAAATTGggaaaagtggggtgttacaagttgcaccactagtcatctacttaccaggtcctgtaccgtatgagtccagcaaggctataccatacaagtacaacgctacattcgttgaaaatggtaaggaaataccattaccgtctgttgtcaacattgctgatgttagtcgagtcaccagaagtggacgagtcttcaacagaacaacagaaaatgtggagaaaccttcggaggaagtaccacataggcaagacaatcatccgaccaatgctgttcaagcgaaagaaaatgatgagatcttgaagttaatccagaggagtgaatacaacattgtagatcaattactacatactccgtctaggatttctgttctttccctgctattgagttctgaggctcatagggaagctctacagaaagttttggaacaagctttcgtagaaccaagtgttactataagccaattcaacaacatcgttgccaacatttccgccggaactaacctaagtttctgtgacgaagatcttcctgaagaaggagtggaccacaatcttccacttcacatctcagttggctgcatgggtgatacactcacaggagtcctaatagacaatggatcctctctcaacgtcatgcctaaatcaacattatcaagattatctttcgaagattaccctctaagaaaaagtcatgtcatcgtcaaagcatttgatggatcaagaaagtcagttttcggagaagtggatcttcctataactattggacctcagacgttcaaaatcactttccaagttatggacattccagcacaatacagttgtttgctaggtcgcccatggattcatgaggctggggcaattacttcaacacttcatcagaaactgaagttcataagaaatgacaaattggtaaccgtatgtggagaacgagctctgatcgtcagcaacctgtcatcattctccgacatagaaccaaa encodes:
- the LOC131655509 gene encoding uncharacterized protein LOC131655509 yields the protein MAGRNDAALAAALQAMAQSVQNNNNQNAGDLQFRNLEKFQSNKPPKFEGGIIDPDTAQKWLKAVEKIFRTMGCNEDQKVQFGTHMLEGEAEDWWDNSRQRLEAAGNVITWAVFRAEFLEKYFPEDARSKREIEFLELKQGNMSVDEYAARFEELVKYCPHYNTNEAMNSKCIKFENGLRPEIKQGIACQKIRNYPELVRRSRIYDNDNRARIAHYKAVNDRRGNQNRGKPYSVPADKGKQKVAFGKKPSGGGFASKPIVCFKCGTEGHRANECQKDVKKCFKCGKTSHIVADCKTRVPTCYNCGEEGHISTHCQKPKKAQGNGKVFALVGAQSTSDDRTIKGTCFIHNTPLIAIIDTGATHSFISVDCVRRLGIVPSTLDRRMTIETPSIGSVVTSQACLNCPLTIFGRNFGVDLICLPLGNLDVILGMNWLEFNHVYIDCFRKRLLFLTPEEEALADSLSTKEMKVLLEDEAKMFAVFASLSVESETSIEEIPVVKEFLEVFPGDITELPPEREVEFSIDLIPGTRPISMAPYRMSASELAELKAQIGELLDKKFIRPNYRQLNKVTIMNKYPLPRIDDLMDQLVGARVFSKIDLRSGYHQIRVKEGDIQKTAFRTRYGHYEYAVMPFGVSNAPGVFMEYMNRIFNSYLDRFIVVFIDDILIYSKSEEEHAEHLRIALQVLKDNRLFAKFSKCEFWLGTVSFLGHVISGDGIAVDPSKVSAVLQWEPPKTVTEIRSFLGLAGYYRRFIEGFSNLALPLTQLTRKGQAFVWDAACEECFEELNKKLTTAPVLILPNPSEPFVVYCDASKMGL